A window from Pseudomonadota bacterium encodes these proteins:
- a CDS encoding molybdopterin-binding protein yields MEYVLFEKTELWISPVKLSGVDLSMCAQVASQVLGLEPEEIMVTDVLDDCLTLDVLVPKIRAERIIAREKALLEALATIPGVGITADTTIHSSGILGLISLDEATGKKVLKRSRVLGAQIAERIRKRAIVFATGKEVLNGQIQDTNTPFIITKLRSEGYHVLKGPILEDSTTAISRAFYRAADDGYGIVITTGGIGAESKDQTLSGLSQVDPQALMPYILKFEQGQGRHAKDGVRIGVGVLEQTLIICLPGPHDEVALAWPALLDGLKTNMGKEGLADTIADALRHKFLSRTGHNAPSLGHHCKEGSYGS; encoded by the coding sequence ATGGAGTATGTCCTCTTTGAAAAAACGGAACTTTGGATTAGCCCGGTGAAATTGAGTGGGGTTGATCTGAGCATGTGCGCTCAGGTGGCTTCCCAAGTATTGGGACTCGAACCTGAAGAGATCATGGTTACAGATGTTCTCGATGATTGCCTCACACTAGACGTGTTAGTTCCAAAAATCAGAGCAGAACGGATCATAGCTCGTGAAAAGGCCCTGCTGGAGGCTCTGGCAACTATCCCTGGTGTAGGGATCACGGCAGATACGACGATCCACTCGTCCGGGATTTTGGGACTGATCAGTCTTGATGAAGCGACAGGGAAGAAAGTGTTGAAGAGATCCCGCGTCCTAGGTGCACAGATTGCCGAAAGAATTCGAAAACGAGCCATAGTTTTTGCCACAGGGAAAGAAGTTCTCAATGGGCAAATCCAGGATACGAACACTCCATTCATAATCACAAAGCTGCGGTCGGAAGGCTACCATGTACTGAAAGGACCGATATTAGAAGACAGTACCACTGCAATTTCGAGAGCCTTTTATCGGGCAGCAGATGATGGCTACGGAATTGTCATCACCACGGGCGGCATTGGGGCTGAAAGTAAGGATCAGACCCTGTCAGGCTTGTCTCAAGTGGACCCTCAGGCGCTCATGCCTTATATCCTCAAATTTGAGCAGGGCCAGGGCCGCCACGCGAAAGACGGTGTGCGCATTGGAGTGGGTGTCTTAGAGCAAACGCTGATTATTTGCCTTCCCGGTCCTCATGATGAGGTTGCACTGGCTTGGCCCGCTTTGCTTGATGGCCTAAAAACTAACATGGGCAAAGAAGGCTTGGCTGACACTATAGCCGACGCATTGCGGCACAAATTCCTTTCACGCACTGGTCACAACGCTCCGAGTCTTGGTCATCATTGTAAGGAGGGCTCGTATGGCTCTTAG
- a CDS encoding fumarylacetoacetate hydrolase family protein, protein MALSKMVLEEAAQRLLAASRNVEPIDPLTETYPGITVEEAYRIQLRVMDMKKSAGQVVVGKKIGLTSLAMQAMLGVKEPDYGHILNGMVVMEGEKIPVGELIAPRIEGEIAFVLKEDLKGPGVTLTDVLRCSEGVIPAFEIIDSRIRDWKIKLPDTVADNASSARIVLGGVLTAAQAIDLRTVGMVMEKNGEVLATAAGAAVLGHPAQAVAWLANKLSAYGIVLRKGEVVLSGSLTAAAPVAAGDFFRADFGSLGDVKIKFI, encoded by the coding sequence ATGGCTCTTAGCAAAATGGTACTTGAGGAGGCTGCTCAGAGACTTCTTGCTGCATCTCGTAACGTAGAGCCCATAGATCCGCTGACGGAAACTTATCCGGGGATCACTGTGGAAGAAGCCTACCGTATCCAACTCCGGGTCATGGATATGAAAAAATCGGCCGGACAGGTGGTGGTGGGTAAAAAGATCGGCTTAACCAGTCTGGCCATGCAGGCCATGCTTGGGGTCAAAGAACCTGATTACGGGCACATCCTGAACGGCATGGTGGTCATGGAAGGGGAGAAGATCCCCGTCGGCGAGCTCATCGCCCCGCGCATCGAAGGGGAAATCGCCTTTGTTCTGAAGGAAGATCTGAAGGGCCCGGGAGTGACCTTGACCGATGTCCTGCGGTGCAGCGAAGGGGTGATTCCGGCTTTCGAGATCATCGACAGCCGCATCCGCGACTGGAAGATCAAGCTTCCCGACACTGTGGCGGATAATGCTTCGAGCGCCCGTATCGTTCTGGGTGGCGTTCTTACTGCCGCTCAGGCCATCGACCTTCGGACCGTGGGAATGGTGATGGAAAAGAACGGAGAGGTCCTGGCCACGGCGGCCGGGGCGGCCGTGCTGGGCCATCCGGCTCAGGCAGTTGCTTGGCTGGCCAACAAGCTCTCTGCGTATGGGATCGTCCTTCGGAAAGGGGAGGTCGTCCTTTCGGGTTCCTTGACGGCCGCCGCACCGGTTGCGGCGGGAGATTTCTTCAGAGCCGATTTCGGATCCCTCGGGGATGTGAAAATCAAATTCATTTGA
- a CDS encoding ABC transporter substrate-binding protein — MKERRYLLKLAVVQILFMSLAVGLMVMPSSSALAAAKPAELKIAVVQSLSGPGVPHDISAVNAAKLLIEQFNAAGGIDGVKLKGIFVDATGSTTDKVVEFQRLVQDEKVDVVIGYTSSSQCLAIAPAADRLKTLTIFQVCANYRLFEQRNYEYVFRTSADSVSENVAAALYVLEIKPDLKTIAGMNYDYAYGRDSWDMFKKAVLKLKPDVKVVGELWTKFLATEYSAEVSKLLALKPDVIHTVNWGTGLTSFIKVASMRGLFKQSLLVATTGLLHQAEMLPKGVAFSGRGYHLQFPDPDKFEPNRKFIESYKGKFGVNPDYQGHFMAQAMYGLKAGIEKAIKTKGGKWPSTEEIVLAMENLRYETPRGEVFIQKNHQAVHESMWGLTTGKLHPKYGYPLLDHFRVYPTVQVNNPPETKAVEWIESWPKKK; from the coding sequence ATGAAAGAACGTAGATATTTGCTGAAGTTGGCAGTTGTCCAAATTTTGTTTATGAGCCTGGCCGTTGGATTGATGGTCATGCCTTCGTCATCAGCGCTGGCTGCGGCCAAACCTGCGGAGTTGAAGATCGCGGTCGTACAGAGCCTGTCAGGTCCCGGAGTGCCTCACGATATATCCGCTGTCAACGCTGCCAAACTACTCATTGAGCAGTTTAATGCGGCGGGAGGGATAGACGGCGTCAAACTCAAAGGGATCTTTGTAGACGCAACGGGGTCTACGACTGACAAAGTTGTAGAGTTTCAACGTTTGGTCCAGGATGAAAAAGTGGATGTAGTTATCGGCTATACCTCAAGTTCTCAATGTCTGGCTATAGCACCGGCGGCGGATAGGCTAAAAACACTAACCATCTTTCAGGTGTGTGCAAATTACCGCTTGTTCGAACAGCGGAATTATGAGTATGTCTTCAGAACGTCGGCGGACTCCGTGTCGGAAAATGTTGCTGCCGCGCTTTATGTACTCGAGATTAAACCCGACCTCAAGACCATCGCCGGAATGAATTACGACTACGCCTATGGGCGCGATTCCTGGGATATGTTCAAAAAGGCCGTCCTTAAGCTGAAACCAGATGTGAAGGTGGTCGGCGAGCTGTGGACGAAATTCCTCGCGACAGAGTACTCGGCAGAAGTGTCAAAGCTTCTCGCACTCAAACCTGATGTAATCCATACCGTAAACTGGGGCACTGGCCTGACCTCCTTTATCAAAGTTGCCAGCATGCGTGGCTTGTTTAAGCAGAGCTTGTTAGTGGCAACCACGGGGCTTCTGCACCAGGCGGAGATGTTACCCAAAGGTGTAGCGTTCTCCGGCCGCGGTTATCACCTTCAGTTTCCTGATCCAGACAAATTTGAGCCGAACCGGAAGTTTATTGAGAGTTACAAGGGCAAGTTCGGCGTAAATCCCGATTACCAAGGCCATTTCATGGCCCAAGCCATGTATGGTCTGAAGGCGGGAATTGAAAAGGCAATCAAAACTAAGGGGGGCAAGTGGCCAAGCACTGAAGAAATCGTTTTGGCAATGGAAAACCTACGATATGAAACCCCTCGCGGGGAGGTATTCATACAGAAAAATCATCAGGCTGTACATGAGAGCATGTGGGGCCTGACCACGGGTAAACTCCATCCCAAATACGGTTACCCACTACTGGATCATTTTAGGGTGTACCCCACTGTTCAGGTGAACAATCCCCCCGAGACCAAGGCGGTCGAATGGATCGAAAGTTGGCCTAAGAAGAAATGA
- a CDS encoding branched-chain amino acid ABC transporter permease, whose product MDIVGIIVLDSVVFASWLFLVSAGITFIFGVLHILNVAHGSIFALGAYMGAWLAAWFLGGQYPVWLSFPLLVVGAILVAVTVGPLIERVFLKRIYQEEEAIPLLTTFALFLILEDVIKLVWGIEPRFVNAPFSIMGQVRLFGISYAGYPFLLVCISIFCAVILWLVINRTLFGRQLISVIGDREISSAMGINVPRIDTFAFTLGSFLAALGGAFTAPMISVEPGMGIEVIVLAFAVVAIGGLGSIGGAAIGCLLVGFARVAAVQFYPELELFVIYTLMVLVLIFRPHGFFGGIEVRRI is encoded by the coding sequence ATGGACATTGTGGGCATTATCGTGCTGGATAGTGTGGTGTTTGCTTCTTGGCTATTTCTCGTATCAGCCGGCATCACCTTTATCTTCGGCGTACTGCACATCCTGAACGTTGCGCACGGAAGCATCTTTGCACTCGGTGCATACATGGGCGCCTGGCTTGCGGCTTGGTTCCTCGGCGGCCAATATCCCGTCTGGTTGAGCTTTCCGTTGCTAGTTGTCGGCGCCATACTCGTGGCCGTCACAGTTGGACCACTCATTGAACGCGTATTCTTGAAGCGCATCTACCAAGAAGAGGAGGCCATTCCCCTGCTGACCACGTTTGCCCTTTTCCTCATCCTAGAGGACGTGATTAAGTTGGTGTGGGGGATCGAGCCTCGTTTTGTGAATGCCCCTTTTTCTATTATGGGACAGGTGAGGTTGTTCGGCATTTCCTATGCCGGATATCCATTCCTGCTGGTATGTATTTCGATTTTTTGCGCGGTCATACTTTGGTTGGTAATTAACCGGACCCTTTTCGGTAGACAACTGATCTCTGTTATTGGTGACCGGGAGATCAGTTCCGCCATGGGTATCAATGTTCCGAGAATCGATACGTTCGCCTTTACTTTAGGGTCATTTCTGGCGGCCCTCGGGGGTGCTTTCACCGCCCCTATGATTTCAGTAGAACCGGGTATGGGTATAGAGGTTATAGTGTTGGCCTTTGCAGTGGTGGCCATTGGGGGGCTGGGTAGTATCGGCGGTGCGGCGATTGGCTGTCTCCTCGTGGGCTTCGCGCGGGTCGCCGCCGTTCAGTTCTATCCTGAGCTCGAGCTTTTTGTCATTTACACACTGATGGTCTTAGTGCTCATCTTTCGCCCCCACGGGTTCTTCGGAGGAATAGAGGTACGCCGAATATGA
- a CDS encoding branched-chain amino acid ABC transporter permease, translating into MRLLKRFKVGFSVAIMTGVVLFAVAPLLLPDWIIYVLTMALAKGMVAFGVALVLRGGLISFGHGLYYAAGAYAAAFAVNRWNIRESLILIPLCVLTGAALAALAGMFLKRYRGIFFALLSLAFSMILYTLLFKFYDVTGGTDGMHIPSVKILGIQPAAEGFFYIYHYYLTLILMIGVLYIGWRFISSPLGYLMQAVHDNEIRVEYMGASVERSIYLTYVFSGALGGLGGGLVALAVKHVSPEFAYWTASADFVFVAILGGTGSVFAPFLGSIVFEFVKNYAFKFSPNTWQMTLGGILLLIIFFLPQGLWSLAKTIKRKEMQ; encoded by the coding sequence ATGAGACTACTAAAGAGATTCAAGGTCGGTTTTTCAGTAGCAATAATGACGGGCGTTGTCCTATTCGCTGTTGCTCCGCTCCTACTTCCAGACTGGATCATCTACGTACTGACTATGGCTTTAGCCAAAGGAATGGTGGCATTTGGGGTGGCCCTAGTTTTGCGTGGCGGGCTCATCTCCTTTGGGCACGGGCTTTACTATGCAGCCGGGGCTTACGCAGCAGCTTTTGCTGTGAACCGATGGAATATCAGGGAATCACTGATCTTAATTCCTCTTTGTGTACTGACAGGGGCTGCGCTGGCTGCTCTCGCGGGCATGTTTCTTAAGCGATATCGGGGGATATTCTTCGCCCTGCTCAGCCTGGCGTTTTCTATGATTTTGTATACGTTACTCTTTAAGTTTTACGATGTGACAGGGGGCACGGACGGAATGCACATTCCATCGGTCAAGATTCTTGGTATCCAGCCGGCGGCAGAGGGCTTTTTTTATATCTACCACTACTATCTCACACTGATCCTGATGATTGGGGTGCTTTATATTGGCTGGCGTTTTATCTCTTCCCCGCTGGGTTACTTGATGCAAGCAGTACACGACAATGAAATCCGTGTCGAATACATGGGGGCCTCCGTGGAGAGATCGATCTACCTTACCTATGTTTTCTCCGGCGCCCTGGGTGGACTGGGAGGGGGTTTAGTAGCGCTTGCTGTCAAGCATGTCTCACCAGAGTTCGCCTATTGGACGGCTTCTGCCGATTTTGTGTTCGTCGCAATCTTGGGGGGCACGGGTAGCGTCTTTGCGCCATTTCTTGGATCGATTGTGTTCGAGTTCGTGAAGAATTACGCCTTCAAGTTTTCGCCCAATACCTGGCAGATGACCTTAGGGGGGATATTACTGCTGATTATATTTTTCTTGCCACAAGGCCTTTGGAGCCTCGCTAAAACCATCAAGAGGAAGGAAATGCAATGA
- a CDS encoding ABC transporter ATP-binding protein has translation MTSILETVSLHKNFGMVVAARDINFSISKGEVVGIIGSNGSGKTTLLNLITGYVEPTSGEIRFQGRIITGFSPRRLIALGIGRSFQIPQLYTGLTVLENILIAVAIRSGKSWDFWNSLNRDSRMEETFGVLKQFGFEDDARQVVANLPEGGRKLLDVALSFVLKPKLLLMDEPTSGVSRKEKFAVMDTLLNTLKDAGVTIVFVEHDMDIVERYAERVLVFDNGVVIADGTVNAVLADATVRQAILGVE, from the coding sequence ATGACATCTATCCTTGAAACAGTGAGCCTGCACAAGAATTTCGGGATGGTCGTGGCCGCCCGTGACATCAACTTCAGCATCAGCAAAGGAGAGGTGGTAGGTATTATCGGTTCAAACGGGTCCGGCAAGACAACCCTACTCAATCTGATCACCGGCTATGTAGAGCCAACGAGCGGTGAAATCCGTTTCCAAGGTAGAATTATTACCGGGTTTTCCCCAAGACGGTTGATTGCCTTGGGTATCGGCAGGTCCTTTCAGATACCGCAGCTTTACACCGGCCTCACAGTTCTCGAAAACATACTCATTGCGGTGGCTATTCGGTCGGGAAAGAGCTGGGATTTCTGGAATTCTCTTAATAGGGATTCGCGGATGGAAGAGACCTTTGGGGTCCTCAAACAGTTTGGCTTTGAAGACGATGCCAGGCAGGTGGTTGCCAACTTGCCCGAAGGTGGAAGAAAGCTCTTGGATGTGGCGCTATCCTTTGTTTTGAAGCCCAAGCTCTTGCTGATGGATGAGCCCACCAGTGGCGTGAGCCGGAAAGAGAAATTCGCGGTCATGGACACGCTACTCAACACACTCAAGGATGCAGGGGTAACAATAGTGTTTGTCGAGCACGACATGGACATCGTTGAGAGATATGCAGAGCGGGTACTGGTTTTCGACAATGGTGTAGTCATTGCTGATGGCACGGTGAATGCGGTCTTAGCCGATGCAACGGTCAGGCAAGCCATCTTAGGGGTTGAATAA
- a CDS encoding ATP-binding cassette domain-containing protein, producing the protein MLCVEKITVNISAYTILRGLTLKVPTGGIVALVGRNGAGKTTTMRSIMGLTPVSEGKISLDDHNLRPLPSHQRAKLGIGYLPEDRRLINALTVEDNLLVPVQALGLSEAEAEARLKSIYSLLPEVRVMANRKAVQLSGGQQKLVALARSFVNGKKLLLLDEPFEGISTALSQKLAQVIREFQNAEEGLSVLVAESDLKRAAMLTDRAYLIERGEVDEESFIG; encoded by the coding sequence ATGCTGTGTGTCGAAAAGATTACTGTCAATATTAGCGCCTACACCATACTCCGGGGCTTAACTCTAAAGGTGCCCACCGGCGGTATCGTTGCACTGGTGGGACGAAACGGCGCTGGAAAGACCACAACCATGCGAAGCATCATGGGCCTTACGCCCGTGAGTGAGGGTAAGATCAGCCTTGATGATCACAATTTACGGCCTTTACCATCTCATCAGAGGGCAAAGCTTGGTATAGGATACCTGCCGGAGGACCGCAGGCTGATCAATGCTCTGACAGTCGAAGACAATCTTCTGGTCCCCGTTCAGGCCCTGGGTTTATCAGAGGCAGAGGCTGAGGCGCGATTAAAGAGTATCTACAGTCTGCTGCCAGAGGTTAGGGTGATGGCGAATAGGAAAGCGGTGCAGTTAAGCGGTGGCCAACAAAAACTGGTTGCTCTAGCACGAAGTTTTGTGAACGGTAAGAAGCTTTTGTTACTTGATGAGCCTTTCGAAGGAATTTCTACGGCGCTTTCTCAAAAACTCGCACAGGTTATTCGTGAATTCCAAAATGCAGAGGAGGGGCTCTCCGTGCTTGTGGCCGAATCTGACTTAAAGCGGGCGGCTATGCTGACCGATAGGGCCTATCTAATAGAGCGAGGGGAAGTGGATGAAGAAAGTTTCATAGGATAG